The following DNA comes from Marinilactibacillus sp. Marseille-P9653.
GAAGGTAGACTGCAAGTGCAACTAGCGCAATTGTCTTATCTATTACCTAGGTTAGCTGGACAAGGAGTGAACATGTCTCGTTTAGGTGCCGGTATTGGAACACGTGGACCAGGAGAAACGAAATTGGAGACAGACAGACGTCATATCCAGAATCAAGTGACGGATATTAAACAAGAACTAAAAAAAATTGAGTCTCACCGCGAACGTAGTAGGGAACAGAGAAAACAAAGTAATGTCTTTCAAATTGGTTTGATTGGGTATACAAATGCTGGTAAATCAACGATTTTGAATATGACCACGGATACAGGAACATATGAGAAAGATCAGTTGTTTGCTACTTTGGATCCTTTAACGAGACAAGTAGAACTACCTTCAGGTCTTAAATCAACGATGACCGATACGGTCGGCTTTATTCAAGACTTGCCTACACAACTCATTGAATCTTTTCAGTCTACACTAGAAGAATCAAAAGAAGTGGACTTGCTACTTCATGTAGTGGATGCTGCTGAAGAGAACATCTTAGGTCACGAGCAGACTGTACTCGACCTTCTTAAGGAACTGGGAATGGACAGTATTCCCCGTCTAACGGTCTATAATAAAAAAGATTTAGCGGATGAACATTTCCAACCGAGTCTTTATCCAAATGTCGTTATTTCAGCGAAAGATCCAGATGATATTGCAGTTTTGTTTGAACAGATTGAAAAGAGTATCAAAGAACAAATGCTACCTTATTCAGTTGAGATTTCTAATGCACGAGGCGACTTACTAGTGCAACTCAGAAATGAAACTATCATAAAAAAACAACACTATGATGAGGAAAAGCAAAAGTATCATGTAGAGGGATTTGCACGTCCAGATTCACTATGGCACAGAAGATGATTCAAAATAGCATAAAAAAACTTAGAGAGCTAGGAAATCATCCAACTCTCTAAGCTTTCTTGCACTCATTTGCTCTTATTTTCAAATGTAAGTTACGCAAAAGAAATTGCATTATTTGATTTATGTAAATTATAGGTGATTTTAGTGTTTCGTTTTAAATAACAAGCTTAATTGGGTTCAACTCCATACGATTATGAAGAAGGTTATTAAATCATACTTAGAAAGAGTGAGCCAGTTATGATGTTCAAACATAATCTTCAAAGTGAAAAAAAGACTCTATTTAATAGATGAAAGAACTCTCGAAATCGGTTGATTGGGTTTCAAAACTTATTACGATCATTTCAGAACAATCAGATGCCACAAACAATGCCTTTATTCGAAATGACCATAGTTTAGACTAAGTTCATTCTAACTGTGTATCTACGTTAAATACGCTTGAACAGTTGAAACATAATATTTCCACAGTTGATCAGGATATTCAAAATATTGAAACCATTTTAGAAGTCATTTTAGAAATCGCTGAAAAGACAAACCTCTTGTCAGTTCCATAAACAAAACAATAGAATTCACCGGTATTATCGAGGAAAAGAAAGATAGTGTGGTTTCGGCGATCTCTGAAATAGCTGAGACGGCTGAGGAAACCTCTTCTAGTACGGAAGAAGTCTCTGCCAATACTGAGGAAATCTTAGCTACTATGGATGGATTTTTATCGACTATTCATCATTTAAAGAATCTATCAGTAGATTTAAAAAGCTCTACCAGCCAGTTCATAATCAAGTAATAGATTATGATATTTGAACGATTGCTAAGATCGACTAGCACACCATTGTGTAGTCAATTGTGACAGTTCTCTAAAATGTATATTATTTTACCCAATTGAATATAAACTTTTAAGAATACTTACCGATAGTAACTAAAGTCAGTTAAGTATTCTTTAAAGTATTATAAAATCTGTGCGCACAGCGTATTTAAAGGAGTTCGTTGAATTAATGGAAAAAATGAATGAACAATGGAACAGAGTAAAGCAGAATATCCGTAAAATCGATTGGTCAAAGTTTAAGATTTCCAAACAAAATCAAAGCAAAACAGACCACAAGAGCGTTCGATGGCCCATTACTTTTATCTTGACCATAGTAATGTTGATTCCCGTATTATTAACATTACTTTTTACATACATACAGACAACAAATATCTTAACGGAGCGTATTGAAGAACAAGAAAGACAAATCACGACCAATATTGTTAGTACGATCAATAGTGCAGCAATAGCAGCAGAGTCAACTGTTGAACGACTCGCGATGGATTCAATTTTGAATCAAGTTTCTTCTGGTGTTGATGGCGCAAAATCAGATCTTAACTCACGTCTTCAATACATATCTTCTGGGAATAGATATATTGCCGATGCTTACTATATTGCTACAGGTGCAGAGCCGGATTATGTCTCAACGGTTTCATTGAATGGAACGGGTGCTTTATCACAAACACTACCCTGGCTAACAGCGGCATCGGAATCTGCGGGATTAATGTGGTCAGCTCCATATGAATTGAACAATAAAACGCGCATGACGGTTTCTAGACCATTAATTGCTGGAAGAGAAGTCATTGGTGTCCTAGCAGTCGATTTAGATCTTGAGACAATCAAAACAGACGTTAAAAATGCAGAAATCGCTGACACAGGTTCTATTCAGATTTTTACCGATGAAGGAGTTGCTATTGCTTCACCTGACGAATCTATTATTGGTGAAAATTTTGGAAATGACCCGTTCTTTGTTTCAGCTAAAGCCTCAAGCGTTGAGAACCCAACAGGTTTTATCCAAGACAAAACAGTCAACAATGAAAAATTTGGCATATATTATGAAAGCTTAAACTCATTAGGATTGAACATATTTGGTATGGTAACCGCTGATGAAATGCAAAATGAAATCAGTGCACTAAATAAAATGATGCTTTTCATCACAATTTTCACGATTATCCTTGCAGCTGTCATTGCTTATCTTTTCTCAAGTATATTAATGTCGATTGCACGTTCATTAATGAACTCTTTCAGTCAAATTCGGGATGGCAAACTGACACACCGCCTAAAATACAAAGAACTTGTTCATATTCAAAATCCTTTTACAAGATTTACCAATAAAGATTCGAAAATTAAAGATGATCAAGTAAATCCAGCAGATTCAGACCTTGATCCAAAAGGAAATGAACTACATCAAATTGCGATTGTGTTCAATGAAACGATGGAAACATTTGAAGAAACCATTGCAGTGATCCAAGGAAACAGCTTGAATGTCTCTGAAATGGCGACTTCTTTAACCGAGTTATCTGATCAAACAAGTCGAGCGACTGCCGAGGTTGCACAAACGATCTCGGGTGTTGCTGAAGCAACAAGTACGCAGACACAAGACACTGAAGAAACAGCAAACCAGATGAATGAGCTTTCAGTTGCTTTAAATGATATCAATGATGCTGTTGGTAAAATGGGCGAGCATGCAGATACAACAATGGTCTTGAATGGTAGCAATACCTTTGCGACACAAGATGTCGATGCAAACTGGAAAACAACTTTGTCTACAATCAATGGATTGAAAGTTCAAATTGAAGAAGTGGATGGAGATATTCAAAATATTGAAGGTATCGTCAATGCGATTACCAATATTGCTAAGAAAACAAACTTGCTTGCACTGAATGCTTCCATAGAAGCAGCACGTGCTGGTGAAGCCGGTAGAGGGTTCGCTGTAGTAGCTGAAGAAATTAGAAATCTTGCTGAACAGAGTGCACAGTCTTCTAAAGACATTCAGAATATCATTCATATGGTTCAAAGCAAATCTACGAACATGGTTGAACACTTGGAAGAAACGAATCAAGAAAGTGCTGTTCAAACTGAGAAAATTGGCGAAGCATTAACGGCTTCTGAAAATGTTGCAAGCTCACTTGAACAACTCGTTGCGAGTATGATTGTCGTCATGCAGTCATCCTCTGTAATTAATCAACGTAAAGATGAAGTTGTCTCACAATTAGAGAATATTGCTGCTTCAGCAGAAGAAAATTCTGCTGGAACACAAGAAGTTTCAGCGAATGCTGAAGAAATACTTGCAACGATGGAAGACTTCTCAGCACATATCAAGAATTTGGAAAGTGTTGCAGATCATTTGAAGGAATCAGCTAAACGCTTTGAAATTAAATCATCACAAGCAACAGTGAATTTGGAAGAAGATGAAACAGATCTGAATCCGCAGCTCGTTTAACATGAAAAAGAGGAATGAGGAACTGTAATGAATAAACACATATTATTTAGAGTTGGAGAACAAAACTATGCGATCTCTATAGCTGAAACGGATAGAGTCGTCCACATAGAGAACTACACAATTGTACCGGATGTATCCTCTTATATTATTGGCATGCAAGATATTGAAGGTACGATCGTTCCTATGATTGATTTATCTGAGCGATTCTTTAAACAACGGTTAGAGAATTTTGATCAAACAGATACAGTGGTCGTGAAATGGAAAGAAGAAAAGATCGGCTTAACAGTAAACGAAGTCCTTGCTGTTGAAGACTTCAATGAAGATCAAATATCAACAAAAGAAGCTACAGGAGAGAAAAAAGATGGTGTTTCAACCTCTTATATTTCTGCCTTTGTACAAACTAAAGATGGGATCGTACCGATTTTAGATCCTCACGCGTTGTTTAGTGCTGATCAGGCAGAGGAAATGCAGGCGTTACTTGCCATTAACCATATACAAAGCTAAAGTAATCGCTTAGTAGAATAACGGAGGAAAAGACCATGTCTGAACAAGTGAAGGTAGGCATTTCAGATTATAAAATTTCTGAGCCGCCCAATCATTTAGTGACTATTGGACTCGGTTCATGCATAGGGATTGCTTTACACGAACCGATTACGAAAAAAGGTGCATTGATTCATATCATGCTACCTGAAAGTGAAGGATTCAAAGATACGACAAAATGGGAAAAATTTGCAGACTTGGCGATACCAAGAGTTGTAGAACAAATCCAAAAAGAAACGGGCAAAAAGAAACTAATCGCTAAAATTGCTGGTGGCGCTAGTATGTTTAAATTTAACAATCAAAACGATACAATGCAGATTGGAAAAAGAAATACGTTAGCAGTTGAAAAGACCTTGAATGAACTAAAAATCCCCATTTTAGGAGACCACACAGGTGGAAAGATGGGTCGTTCAATGTTTGTTGATCTAGAAACGTTTGAAGTGACTGTACGGATGGTCAACCGTGAACTGCATATATTATAGTCCTGCGAATACCGCAAGAGGGAACAAGTAAAGGATGCTGGAAAATGTCGATAAAAATAATGGTCATTGATGACTCGGCATTCATGCGTAGGATAATGAGTCATACCCTTCAGGAGATTGAAGGTGTAGAAGTACACAGCCTCGTCAGTTGTGGTAAAGAAGCAATTGAAAAACTGAAACAACCTTTTCCTGACCTGATTACAATCGATGCCCAGGTGCCTGATTTAAATGAAACAAACGAACTCAAAAAACTCATTCAAAAACACGCTATTCCAGCAGTAATGATCAGTTCATCAGACAGTAAAAAAGAAACAACCCTTAAAGCGCTAGAAATGGGTGCAGTTGATTACCTTCAAAGACCGCAGGAACTAAATAGAGACTGGGGAATCTTTCAAGAACGTTTAGAAAAAAAGATTCAGTTGTTTACAAAACCAAAAAATCAACTAAATAAACTACCTAATAAAAAGATAAGACAAAAAACCAGTAACTTTACTTTACCTGTAGAAGCCATTGTTATAGGAGCTTCAACTGGTGGACCCAAAGCACTGGTAGAAGTTATAAAGATGTTACCACCAAAAATTGAGATTCCAGTATTTATTGTCCAACATATGCCAAAAGGCTTTACAACTTCTTTCGCTAATCGACTGGATTCAATTGCTGCTTTAACTGTTTTAGAGGCAGAAGATGGACAGAAAATACAAAAAGATACGGTTTATCTAGCACCTGGAGGTAAACATATGTTGTTAGATGGTGACAAGATATTGTTGACTGAAGAAGATAAAATACATGGCGTTAGGCCGGCAGTTGACTATCTTTTTGAAACAGCTGCCATAAAATATGGCCATCACCTTGTCGGAGTTGTTTTGACAGGGATGGGTAATGATGGTGCAAAAGGAAGCAAAGCAATTAAAGAAAACGGCGGATATATAATTACACAGAATCAGGAGACATCGGTTATCTACGGTATGCCTAGAAACGTTGAGGAAAAAGGCTATTCTGATAAGGTAGCAAGCCTGTACGATATCGGTGATATCCTAAAAAATATGATTGGATGACAATAAAATATGGCGACATTAAATTTTGACTTTTTCTATGAGTGGGTCTTGAGCAATTTGAACATAAACTTGAATGCCTATAAAGAGAAACAACTGCAAAGAAGAATCGGTACAATTATGAAACAGTCAGGTGCAACGACTCTTGAAGAATATGCAAAAAATATCTCTAAAGATGAAATACTTAAAAAACAATTTCTGGATTATATAACGATTAACGTTACAGAGTTTTTTAGAAATAAGGACTTATTTGATAACTTTGAATTAATGATCAATACGCACTTATCACCTAAATTTAAAGAACTGAAAATTTGGAGTGCTGCTTGTTCTATCGGAGCAGAACCATATTCACTAGCAATGATCGCACAAAAAAATAATATCAAATTAAAACAAAAAATCATTGCTACAGATATTGACCGTACGATACTTGATCGTGCTGCAAAAGGGTATTACAGAGACAACGAATTAAAAAACGTTTCATTAATAGATAAAAATACGTACTTTGATTTAAAAGATGGTTACTACTGTATTCAGAACGCGATCAAACAAAAAGTTCAGTTCAAGCAGCATGATCTCGTTCAAGATAAATATGAAAAAGGGTTCCACGCAATCATCTGTAGAAATGTGACTATTTATTTTAAATCAGATGTCAAAGACGATATCTATATGCGCATGGCAGACTCTCTTGTTACAGGTGGATTACTATTTACTGGCGCAACGGAAACTATTTATCAGCCTGAAAAGTATCAGTTAAGAAAAATCGCATCATTTATCTATGAAAAAATAGAATAATTTACGAAAGAAGGAGGAGATGAGTATGGAAGATAACAGCGCCTACCGCGATCTGTTCTTTGAAGAAACAGATACGAATTTAGAAATATTAAACGAAGAAGTCTTAAGACTAGAACAAAACCCAGAAGATACGGAAATCATTGACTCAATCTTCCGCGCTGCCCATACGTTAAAAGGTATGGCCGCAACGATGGGCTACAATACAATGGCAAAGCTGACTCACTCTGTTGAGAATGTGTTTGAATTATTTAAATCCAAAACAGCTAAAGTAGATACAGGAACTATTTCGTTGATCTTCGATTGTTTAGATACGCTTACAGACATCGTTGAAGCCTTAAGAGCTGGTGAAAGTGATGAGTTAGATATTTCAGCACTTGTTGCAAGACTTGAAGCTGTCTCGAGTGGATCAGAAGTATCTAGTGAATCGACTACTGAAGAAACTCAGTCAGACAAAATGGATTTAATCTTAGAAAAATTAGATCCGTCTGATCTAACCGTGATCGAGCAAGCAGAACAAGCGGATTACAAAGCATTCGTTATTGCGGTCAAAGTGGATAAAGATAGCTTTATGAAAGCTGCCAGAGCCTTTCTGGTCATCAATAAATTGGAACAAGAAGGCGATATTATTCACACAGAGCCTTCCGCGGATAAAATCGAAGAAGGCGAGTTTGAAGAACATTTTAAACTCCTACTCTTAAGCAAGCAAGAGGAATCAACTTTAAAAGAACAAATTCTTGAAACGAGTGAAATTGAAGAAGTCTTAATCAAACCGTTTGAGCAAGCACCTAGCATTGAAGAAGAGGCTCAACCAGCTAGCAAAGAAGTTGCTGCTCAAACAACAATCGTTCCTTCTGAAGCAGAAGCAAAAACTGCTGCACCGAAAAAATCTATTTCCAAACAAACGATTAGAGTGGATCTATCCAGACTAGATCAGTTTATGAACCTAGTTTCTGAACTGGTTATCCATAGAACGAGACTTGAAGATCTAACGGAAAAAGAAAAACTTCAAGAATTAACAGAACCCCTAACAGAAGTTGGACGGATTACGACAGAGCTTCAAGAACTTGTTTTACAGTTACGGATGCAGCCGTTCAATGTCGTCTTGCAGCGTTTCCCAAGAATGCTTAGAGATTTGGCTAATGAACTGGGTAAAGAGATTCAACTGGTTACTGAAGGGGAAGATACTGAACTAGACAGAACGGTTATCTCTGAAATTGGCGAGCCGATCATCCACCTTTTAAGAAATTCAGCTGACCACGGTATCGAAATGCCAGATGAAAGAGAAAAACTTGGTAAACCAAGAGTTGGGACAGTTAAACTAGCTGCTTATCCAGAAGGTAATAGAGTAGTTGTTACCCTTTCAGACGATGGTAAAGGGTTGAACCCTCAAATGATTAAAGAAAGTGCAGAAAGAAAAGGGATTGATACAACTGGACTTTCTGATGAAGACCTTCAACAATTGATCTTCCATCCAGGATTTTCAACCGCTGCGAAAGTAACGGGGATTTCTGGACGTGGAGTAGGCATGGATGCTGTTAAAGAAAAGATTTCTAGTCTGAATGGAACGATCGAAACGATCAGTGAAGTGGGCAAAGGGACTACATTTAAAATTGTTCTTCCGCTTACTCTTTCAATCATTCAATCGCTTCTCGTTCGCTCTGGTGGAGAAACCTTTGCAATGCCTCAAGCCATTATTGATAAGGTGAATCGTTTTGAGGAAGAAGAAGCGATTCAAGTACATCAAAACGAGGTATATCGTTACAACGATACGACGATACCGATTACACGTCTGACAAGAGCCTTGAATCTTGAAGAAACAGATGATCGTAATGCGCATATCATTATCGTATCTATTGGTGATGAAAAACATGGATTGGTTGTAGATGAGTTAGTTCAGCAAAAAGAGATTGTCATCAAAAAACTCGGAAAAGAACTCGGTGAAATGAAACAATTTCTCGGAGCAACAATCATGGGAGACGGGAGTATTAGTCTGATTCTTGATATCACTTCAATCTGTAAAGAAAGAAGGGAAGTTAGACAATGAGCCTTGACGAATCACTACTTCGATTAGATGCTTTACAAGAAATGGTCAATATCGGTGGAGGAAATGCTGCAACAAGTTTATCTAAACTGATTGAACGAAAAGTTGAAATGGATGTTCCAACACTTGAAGTCATGAATTATGATGACGTTTATCAGAAAATTCGTGGCGAAGAAGAAGTGGTTAAAGCGGTATTGATGAATGCACTCGGGGATGAAGACGAATACGGAATTTTCCTATTTGTAGTCGATCCTGAAGATGCTGATCAGTTAGCTAAAATGATCATGCCAGAAGGAATCGAATTAACGGACGAATTAATCGATTCTTCTATTTCAGAGCTAGTTAACATATTAGTTCACTCTTTTATAACGGCTGTCATGAAGATAATCGATACAATGATTATTTCTACAGTACCGATTATGGTGGAAGATATGTTTGGTTCGATTGTAAGTAGTGTCTATATGGAACAACAACAGTATGATGACAACATTTTTATCATAAAAAATGAATTTTATAGTCTTGGACACAAAATTGAAGGAAGTTTGTATTTTGTACCCAAGCCTGGTGTGTTAGAATTATTATTGCGTCGATTAGGCGTATAGGATTGAAGGGAGAAATTTAAAAATGGCTAAACGTGTATTAATTGTTGATGACGCAGCATTCATGCGTATCAAACTAAAAGATATTTTAGAAAAAAATGGATATGAGGTAGCAGCAGAAGCACAAAATGGTGTTGAGGCTGTTGAGAAATTCAAAGAAACTCAACCGGATTTAGTGACTATGGATATCACTATGCCAGAAAAAGATGGCGTTGAAGCACTTAAAGAAATCAAACAACTTGATCCAAATGCAGTTGTTTTAATGTGTTCAGCAATGGGTCAGCAGTCTATGGTTATGGATGCGATTCGTGCAGGAGCTATTGATTTCATCGTAAAACCTTTTGATACAGAACGCGTTATCAAAGCTTTAGATAAAGCTAGCCAGTAAACACATAAAACGGTGAAGATGTGCATTCAAAAAATTGTCACACCTACACCGTTTTATTGTATCTAGAATAAGTATAATAAGGAGGGACGAAGTCATGCAGGTAATTGTATTTCGTCTAGGAGAAAGAACTTACGGCTTTTCCACTGATAGAGTAGAAGAAATTACGACAATTCTTTCAACGACTAAAGTGCCACATGCACCAGAGTGGACTGTGGGTCTAGTGAACTTAAGAGGACAAGTCATGACATTAGTTGATCTTGATAAACTTTTGAATGAAACGAGTTCTACTGAAGAAGACTGGTACAAAAACACCATCATCATACATACTGAAGAGAACCCTATCGCATTAAAAGTAGGTCCAGTGATTGGTGTAACCGATGTTGAAGAAAATGAATTTCAATTAAGTGGGGAAGAAGAATCTGTCATTTCTGGATATCTATCTGTTTACGACAGTATCGTAAGCGTTATTGAATTGGATCAGATCTTTAAGGAGAAAGAGGAAGTATAATGAGCCAACAAGTCCTGTCACAACAAGAAATTGATGCATTGTTGGATGCAATGGACAGTGGCGAAATTGATACAGAACAAATGGTAGAGGAACTGGATTCCCCTAAAGTAAAACCGTATGATTTTCGTCGACCTGTTCGTTTGTCAAAAGAATATCTATCAACAATTACGATGGTATTCGAAGACTTTTCCAAAATTGCAGTCAATTTGTTGTCTACCCAACTAAGAAAGCCCGTAGATATAAAAATTGCGGCAATTGAGCAAGTATCGTTCGATGAATTCGTTCATTCCGTGCCAAGTTTTACCTTAATGGGTATTTTTCAAAGCAAACCACTTAGTGGGATGCAGATTATAGAAATCAATCCTCAGTTCAGTTTACAAATGGTCGAACTCCTTTGTGGATTCGGCGAATTATCAGATGAAATTTTACCATCAGATAAAGATAGTTTCACAGATATCGAAAGAGCTATTTTAGAAGATGTTACGACTTCATTCTTGCGTTCTTTTGAAACGGCCTGGAAAGAAATTACAGAACTAAAAGTTGAATTAGAATATACGGAAACGAATCCGCAATTACTACAGACAATGTCTCCAAATGAACCTGTCTTACTTGTTACATTCTCGGTTACACTTGATGAACAAAAGACTTTTATCAATATGTGTGTACCTTACATATTCTTTGAGGACATGCTGGACAAATTGAGTTTCCGCAACTGGTTCCATTCAGGTAAAGAATTCGATTCTTCTGAGAGAGGTCAGATTTCTAAAAACCTTGAACAGGTTCCGTTGAATCTGGAAGTCCTACTAGGTGAGTCTCACATGACGATTTCTGATTTCCTTGAAATGGAAGAAGGCGACATTATACAGTTGAATGAGAAGACATCAAAACCATTAACGATGTATGTTGAAGACAAGCCATATTACAAAGTGAAACCAGGAATGATCGAGGATCAACTGGCAGTAGAAGTTATGAAGTTTATGGGAGGAGAGAGTACCGATGAGTAGCGGTCAAATGTCACAAGAAGAAATCGATGCATTGTTAAATGGCACAGGTCCAGTGGATACGGCTGTAGCGGAAGAAGAAACAGCCTCTGTTGACCATAGTATTCCACAAGAAACAAAAGACATATTAGGAGAAGTTGGAAACATCTCTATGTCTCAAGCTGCTACGACACTTTCTCAATTGTTAAATCGTACGATTAAAATCACGACACCTGTTGTTTCTGGTGTTACGTTAAAACAAATTATTGATGAATGTGAAGTACCAAAAGTCGTTACAACGATTGGATTCAAAGAAGGATTAGTCGGAAACAACGTCTTAATGATTGATGTTGAAGATGCTGTCGTTATTGCGGATCTTATGATGGGCAATGATGGTAAAGGTGTAGAAGGTAAAGAATTCACTGAGTTGGAACTGAGTGCAGTTGCTGAAGCGATGAACCAGATGATGGGGACGGCTTCTACGGCAATGGCGACGATGTTCAGTAAACCAATAGATATCTTGCCTCCAAACGTTGAAGTATGGCAAAGCCCAGAAGAAGCCACTTTGGAAAACATTACAGATGAAAGTACGATTTGTAAGATTTCTTTCCAACTAAGTGTGGAAGGATTACTAGAAAGTGAAATCATGCAGATTTTACCTCTTGAAACAGCGAAGGAAATCGTTGAAATCATGCTTGGTGATGAAGCTGAGGTCGTTCAAGGTCGTGAGCAAGAAGAAGTGGTCGCTGAAACGCCAGCGCCAGCTGTTGCCCCCGTTCCTAAAGCGC
Coding sequences within:
- a CDS encoding chemotaxis protein CheW, which translates into the protein MQVIVFRLGERTYGFSTDRVEEITTILSTTKVPHAPEWTVGLVNLRGQVMTLVDLDKLLNETSSTEEDWYKNTIIIHTEENPIALKVGPVIGVTDVEENEFQLSGEEESVISGYLSVYDSIVSVIELDQIFKEKEEV
- the fliM gene encoding flagellar motor switch protein FliM; amino-acid sequence: MSQQVLSQQEIDALLDAMDSGEIDTEQMVEELDSPKVKPYDFRRPVRLSKEYLSTITMVFEDFSKIAVNLLSTQLRKPVDIKIAAIEQVSFDEFVHSVPSFTLMGIFQSKPLSGMQIIEINPQFSLQMVELLCGFGELSDEILPSDKDSFTDIERAILEDVTTSFLRSFETAWKEITELKVELEYTETNPQLLQTMSPNEPVLLVTFSVTLDEQKTFINMCVPYIFFEDMLDKLSFRNWFHSGKEFDSSERGQISKNLEQVPLNLEVLLGESHMTISDFLEMEEGDIIQLNEKTSKPLTMYVEDKPYYKVKPGMIEDQLAVEVMKFMGGESTDE
- the fliY gene encoding flagellar motor switch phosphatase FliY — its product is MSSGQMSQEEIDALLNGTGPVDTAVAEEETASVDHSIPQETKDILGEVGNISMSQAATTLSQLLNRTIKITTPVVSGVTLKQIIDECEVPKVVTTIGFKEGLVGNNVLMIDVEDAVVIADLMMGNDGKGVEGKEFTELELSAVAEAMNQMMGTASTAMATMFSKPIDILPPNVEVWQSPEEATLENITDESTICKISFQLSVEGLLESEIMQILPLETAKEIVEIMLGDEAEVVQGREQEEVVAETPAPAVAPVPKAPKPQESVNVQKPKFQDLEQTGAKSSPRNLDLIMDVPLDFSVVLGKSKKTIKDILSLGTGSVVELDKMTDEPLEIYVNGKLIAEGEVVVINESFGIRITNILSKEQRITHLN